Proteins co-encoded in one Tachysurus fulvidraco isolate hzauxx_2018 chromosome 17, HZAU_PFXX_2.0, whole genome shotgun sequence genomic window:
- the rab9b gene encoding ras-related protein Rab-9B isoform X1 — MLGVNLQAGHVEPAVSGIMSGKSLLLKVILLGDGGVGKSSLMNRYVSDRFDSHSFHTIGVEFLNRDLEVDGRPVTLQIWDTAGQERFRSLRTPFYRGADCCLLTFAVDDAQSFHNLSAWKQEFVRYSDVREPERFPFVVLGNKVDKVEDGERQVPEEEARAWCQENGHCPYFETSAKDDTNVSAAFEAAVREVLACEDHVDHTLLGSTIDLHGNRKASRSSCC; from the coding sequence GTCACGTTGAGCCTGCCGTCTCCGGCATCATGAGCGGCAAGAGCCTCCTCCTGAAGGTCATCCTGCTTGGTGACGGCGGTGTGGGAAAGAGCTCGCTGATGAATCGCTATGTGAGCGACCGATTCGATTCGCATTCGTTCCACACCATCGGCGTGGAATTCCTGAATCGCGACCTGGAGGTGGACGGGCGTCCTGTCACGCTGCAGATTTGGGACACTGCGGGTCAAGAGCGCTTCAGGAGCCTACGCACACCATTCTACCGTGGCGCCGACTGTTGTTTACTGACATTCGCTGTGGATGATGCACAGAGCTTCCACAACTTAAGTGCCTGGAAGCAGGAGTTTGTGCGCTATTCGGATGTGCGTGAGCCTGAGCGCTTCCCCTTCGTCGTGCTCGGAAACAAGGTGGACAAGGTTGAGGACGGAGAACGGCAGGTACCTGAGGAGGAGGCACGCGCCTGGTGCCAGGAGAACGGCCACTGCCCGTACTTCGAGACCAGTGCAAAAGACGACACCAATGTAAGCGCAGCCTTTGAGGCCGCTGTGCGTGAAGTGCTGGCCTGCGAAGATCACGTAGATCACACTTTGCTCGGAAGCACCATTGACCTGCACGGGAACCGCAAGGCATCCCGCTCTTCCTGCTGCTGA
- the rab9b gene encoding ras-related protein Rab-9B isoform X2, translating into MSGKSLLLKVILLGDGGVGKSSLMNRYVSDRFDSHSFHTIGVEFLNRDLEVDGRPVTLQIWDTAGQERFRSLRTPFYRGADCCLLTFAVDDAQSFHNLSAWKQEFVRYSDVREPERFPFVVLGNKVDKVEDGERQVPEEEARAWCQENGHCPYFETSAKDDTNVSAAFEAAVREVLACEDHVDHTLLGSTIDLHGNRKASRSSCC; encoded by the coding sequence ATGAGCGGCAAGAGCCTCCTCCTGAAGGTCATCCTGCTTGGTGACGGCGGTGTGGGAAAGAGCTCGCTGATGAATCGCTATGTGAGCGACCGATTCGATTCGCATTCGTTCCACACCATCGGCGTGGAATTCCTGAATCGCGACCTGGAGGTGGACGGGCGTCCTGTCACGCTGCAGATTTGGGACACTGCGGGTCAAGAGCGCTTCAGGAGCCTACGCACACCATTCTACCGTGGCGCCGACTGTTGTTTACTGACATTCGCTGTGGATGATGCACAGAGCTTCCACAACTTAAGTGCCTGGAAGCAGGAGTTTGTGCGCTATTCGGATGTGCGTGAGCCTGAGCGCTTCCCCTTCGTCGTGCTCGGAAACAAGGTGGACAAGGTTGAGGACGGAGAACGGCAGGTACCTGAGGAGGAGGCACGCGCCTGGTGCCAGGAGAACGGCCACTGCCCGTACTTCGAGACCAGTGCAAAAGACGACACCAATGTAAGCGCAGCCTTTGAGGCCGCTGTGCGTGAAGTGCTGGCCTGCGAAGATCACGTAGATCACACTTTGCTCGGAAGCACCATTGACCTGCACGGGAACCGCAAGGCATCCCGCTCTTCCTGCTGCTGA